One segment of Aquimarina sp. BL5 DNA contains the following:
- a CDS encoding DUF6702 family protein, which produces MKKLLFILPVLLVFVSSFTVLHKFYVSVTQIEYNEEQKSLQIISRIFIDDIEEVLRKRYDETIELVSEKQEAKVDQYLSTYLNQKLVITVNGQEVFFNFLGKEYDNDLVLCYLEVENVTSLEKITVSNQVLMDFFDEQQNIVHVKKGKNRKSLILEKEKDKGMLKFSE; this is translated from the coding sequence TTGAAGAAATTATTATTCATTTTACCTGTACTTCTAGTTTTTGTAAGTTCTTTTACGGTGCTCCATAAATTTTATGTCAGCGTTACCCAAATAGAATATAATGAGGAACAAAAGTCATTGCAAATTATCTCAAGAATTTTTATCGATGATATTGAAGAAGTGCTTAGAAAACGATATGATGAAACCATAGAATTAGTTTCAGAAAAACAAGAAGCTAAAGTAGATCAATATTTGAGCACATATTTAAATCAAAAATTGGTGATTACTGTTAATGGTCAAGAAGTGTTTTTTAATTTTCTTGGAAAAGAATATGACAATGATCTTGTACTATGTTATTTGGAAGTAGAAAATGTTACTTCACTCGAAAAAATAACAGTTTCTAATCAAGTTTTGATGGACTTTTTTGATGAACAACAGAATATTGTACACGTAAAAAAAGGGAAAAATCGAAAAAGCCTTATCCTCGAAAAAGAAAAGGATAAAGGCATGTTAAAGTTTAGTGAATAA